AAGGCATTATGAATCGTTCGGCCATCTTCCAGGGTTACCACTCGCAAGTATTTCCCCAAGTCCGGGACATATATCCAGTGACGTATTCGCCCATCTGGCTGCATTTCATGAAACTCGGGTTTACGTATGGCCTGCTCGCACCATTCCATCTTAAGGTAGGGGCGCTTTCGCAAAACCTGCTCTTCAAAATAGCGCGTGGTTTTCATTTCCTGTTAACCAGCCCCCTCCTGGTAAATATTATACCCTAACTCAAGGTTTCGCGCTATAATTATATGGGTTCTCTTCTTTTTGGGCTTTATCGACCTTAGTGGATGTTTATAATCCTCCCGCAGGCCTCCAGAACTCCCTCCCGCATTGCTGGAACCAGTTTTTGTCTTTTACCTTCTACCTTTTTTAGGGTAGGTTTTGGATAACAAAAGTTAAAGTCAGGCGGGCCCGACGGCGAGCTCGCTGCATCTCTACGCTACCTCACCCAGCGCTACACCATGCCTATCCCCCAGGCCAAGGCAGTTCTTACAGACATCGGTACGGAAGAGCTGGCCCACATGGAGATTGTGGCTACCCTGGTCTATAACCTGATCAAAGACGCTCCCCTGGAAGAAATAAAAAGGGCCGGCCTGGACGGCTACTATGCCGACCACGACCGCGCCCTCTATTTTGTCAATGGTCGGGAGCCAGACCCGGTGTCGAAATAAAATACCCGGCTGGTTTCCCTGCCGGGTGCTTTGGTGCAATTCATTTGACTTTCTACAGCTGGATAGATCAGCCAGGACTGCGGATCTCTTTAACCACAAGAGTTTCAATCTGATCGACAAGAGATTTTACTTCATCAAACCAGGGAGCAACAATATCGGCTTCATATTTAACCAGGTCGGCATAATCCGCTTTCTGGCGGGCATCGAACAGCCTGTTATATAATGTTCCGGCCGAAGGGTTAACCAAACCAGCTTTAACGATCTTCTGGTGGAAAAAGCGAACGGATACCTGAATTTTGGCTGACGAGTAACCCTTGGCAAGGAGAATGGCAGAAACGGCGTAGAAACAGGCATAATATAACCGGTTAGGAAGTACGTATATGGCCTTCTGAAAAAAGCAATTCCGCCTCAGTTATAGCTTCTTTAGAGCGGTCCATCCTGTATAGGATTAACTGCTTAATTTCTTCTTTCACAGAACTATCCCCTCACGTCTTACATTCTGGGTGAAAGGCATGGCCTGGTATAGAGGGGAATTCCACTCCTGTTCGCTAAAAACCGCTATAGGTAAAGCTGCTCCTGTCTCTAACTCCAGCGGATAAAGTTTCTCGCGGATCGCATCTTCCAGGTGCCAATTAGCAGGTCCTTTCGTAAGGATTAGTACATCATAGTCCGAATCTGGTTCGGCATCACCACGAGCCCTGGAGCCATATAGTATTACTGTCGCACCGGGAACAACTTCGCGAATAAGATCACGGCAGCGTTCTAATAAGCGTTGTTCCTCATCGCCTGGGTAGTGGCGAATGACTCGGTAGCTTGTCGAGCTGCTCTTGTCCTCAACGGCCACGTTAATAATCACCCCTGCCACTATTATACACTATGACCACAACTACATACCAGTATTTTCAAACTTAAAGTTATGTCGTAATTACCGTAAGGGTTGACCCCCTGCCTGCTATATCGCAATGCCCGCGCTTTTTACCCCAGGAATGCCGGCAGGCAACGCACACTTTGTCCTCCGGCGCTTGAAATCTCTTTGTAGTACCCCGGGTCCAGTTTTTGTGTCCATGTCCTGCCACCTCTATCTGCTTCCATCAGGTAATAATTCGGACTAATCTGTATAATCCCCGGTACTTCTCATGCTTCTTGCTGGAACCTGGTGGCCTGGGTAGCTTCCCCTTCCCTTTCCTGCGGTTTTTATAAACAACTCTTGTATTTTGCCTTTGGCATCCGCTCCCGAGACCGCCGGGCTTTCCGGGCGATCTGGCTTACAGCCGGTAATTACCGGCTTATTTTCCTCTTCCCCGGCATTAACAGGAATAGCCTCTTGAGCCGTAGCTCCGAAACGGGAAAGGTCTATACCCAAACCTTTATAAACTGCTGTTCCTGGCGGTAAAGGGGCAGGCCTGCCCCGTATTTCTGGGTCATAATGTAGGCCAGAGGGGGGGAGATACGGGGCTGCCGGGAAGTACGGGAGCAGGCATGGGTGCCGTGACAACCGGGGTGGTTATCTCTTCCCGCTCGCAGCGGCGACAGAAATAGACGTAGCGCATATGCTTAACCACTTTCACCTGGGCCGGGATGACCTTAAGTTCCTGCCGCACCTCGGTGCTCATCTCATGCAGGGGACCGCCGTGAGCTTTGGCAGACCCGCTCTTCTTCCGGCAGGCGGTGCTCTACTACTTCTACCAGCAGATCTTCCAGGTTCATCTCCCGGCGGCTGTGTTTTTTGCGGCGCTGGTAGGTGATGGTTTCCAAATCCGGCTCAGGCGCCTCCGGCCTGGCTCCCGCTTCCGCCTCATTAAAAAGTAAGCTGGAAACACCGAATTGCCGCTTCTTGCTTAAACGGAACTGCTCCATAAACCAGTTTAATTTAGCGGTCAGTTCGGCGTTTTGTTGTTCCAGCTGGACACATCGCTCTCGCAGCTCTTCTATAGTCATGGTGGCGATGCATCGCTGTTTGGCCCTGCTTATCCTTTAGCCCAAGAGCCGAAAACAATAATCTTTTCTGGAAACCTGGGCGCCTACCTTCCTACCTTGACATTACTCATCTTCTTCAAATCCATAGTCCTTAAATTTCAACGTACGACAGTTTTCCGTAACTGTTCTAATTACAATTTGAGGATAACCCCCGCCACCCCTTCTCGGGCGCTTTTAGTTATCCGGAACTAGGAGCACTAACGTTCAAATGGGCTTTTTCGTACCACAGACCGGACACCCCTGTAAACCCAGGGGTAACTCCAGCCCACATTCTTCCATCAGTTCTGCATCACAAAGAATTTTTTCTGTAGGACCGTCAGTTATTACCCTGCCGTCCTTCAAAACAATTGTTCTCTCGCAAAGCTCAAATACCATGTCCAAATCATGGGTCGCAATTATCTTCGTATGGGTAAAGCTTTGAAGAAGTCTTATTAAACGGCGTCTTGATTTCGGATCAAGGGATGACGTTGGTTCATCCATAACGAGAATATCAGGATTCATAGCCAAAACCGTCGCAATAGCTGCTGCGCGCTTTTCACCACCTGAAAGCTTGTACGGCGGTCTATCCTTCAAATGTAGAATTCCAACAGTATCGAGTGAGCTAATTACTCTCTTTTCAACCTCTTCCTCAGGTAATTTATAGTTGCGCGGCCCAAAGGCTACATCATCATAAACGGTGGTCATAAATAACTGGTCATCTGGGTCTTGAAAAACCATCCCCACCCTTTGCCGAATCAACGGCAATGTTTTCTTGGTTACCGGCACATCACCTATCATGATTTCTCCTTCATCTGGAAACAATACCCCGACAAGGTGCATCAACAATGTCGACTTGCCTGCACCATTCGCGCCTACAATTCCAACGGATTCTCCGTGAGTAATCTTAAAAGCAACTCCGTTCAACGCCTGGCGTCCATCAGGGTACTTATACTTTAAATTATCTGCTTGTATAATATGATGGCTCATTTATCTCCTTACTCCCATCATTACCCAACCTATCATCTCAGGAATGTTGAAGTAGCGTATTATTACAAAAGATAAACTCCATCCGGCGAAGTACAGGATGTCGCCAATACCAATTCCTTTTTCTCTCCCGATATGATATTCTCCTGTAAATCCCCGGCAGCACATTGAACGGTAAACACGTTGGGCCCTTTCTATCGACCTGATAAGTAAGTGTCCCGTTAACGAACCCCAATCTCTAAATTTGATGCCTTTTTCACCCGCAGAGCGCAATGAATAGGCACGTACCATACGGCCAGCTTCCTCAACCAGCACCGCGATATACCTGTATGTTAGCAGAAGTTGGATAATAAATACCCCGGGTATCCTTATGGTTCTTAGCGCTGAGGCGATTCTCGTCATTCCAGTGGTGGCTATGAGAATGAGTGCTGCCAGTATTGTTAAAAAACCTTTAATTAAGATTGCAAAAAAAGAAACCCAGCCTCCCGAAATAGTAATCCATGGCAACACTAGCATCGGGCTTTTATCGTATATGGGGTTAAATAATCCGATGCCGATTATCAAAGGTAAAGCCAAGAGTACCCTTTTGAAAACCGGGACCATAGGAATATCTGCCAGTGTCATGATAATAACAGGGTAAAATATAAGTGGCAACATACCACTTAACTCGTAATTACTAAAGGATACAGTTACTAGCAAATATGCGCCCGTTGTTAACACTTTCATAAGCGGGTGCACATCATGTATAATAGACTTCTTGTCTGCAAATTCATCAAGTATTCTTATGTTATATAATGAGTCCGCCGGATTGGACATCACCTATCATCCCATTTATATAATTATATTTATATAAGTTTTGGCGGGGGTTAAAGCCCCGCCTTGTTGCTTTTACTCTAAACTGCGCTTGCTTTTTCCCTCTTTTTAATTGATCTTATAATAAGACCTGTTATTGCAGCTAAAAGCAAAGTCATTGCGCCGCCAACCAGTCCCGATACACTGGTCCCGGTATTCACCGCCGGCCATGCCTCTTCGGTCTCTGGAGCATCAGTACTTACTTTCTGTTCATGAGCATCAGTACTTACTTTCTTAAAGCTGTAGTCAGGCAAAAACGCGATTTTCTCCTGAATAGAAGCCAGCGTTTGATGAATACCGTCCGGAGCCTCGAGTTCCTCTTTACCTGAAGTATTAAGCATAGACCATTCCAATCCATCGGGATATGTAGATGCAAACCATGAGAAGACACCACCAGTTATAATTGCAACAATGGCAAGGCCGGCAAGGACCTTCTTGATGGGAATACCGCCCAGCTTCTCACCCAATGCCGCCTTCTCAATTATTTCAGGGCGGGCTTTCCAAATGAAGGCGACAACAGCAGCAGTTACGAGGCCTTCTACCAATCCGATAGCAAGGTGAATGGGCTGCATCAACAAAACAAACGTGCTGAAGGGCAACTCTGTTATACCCGAAAACAGGGTTTCTAGAACTACACTGAACGCTCCCAGCTGCAAGCCTACTATTGCAGCCAGTAGTGACCCGGCAAATATGCGTCCAGTTGAGTACCCTTTGCGAATAATCAATTTATAAATCAGGGGATATGCAATAAAGCATGTATAAAAACCAAGATTAAAAATGTTGCTTCCCAATGCTAGCAGGCCACCGTCGGCAAAAAAAAGTGCTTGGATAACTAAAACAGATGCCATGGTTAGAAAACCAGCATAAGGACCCAGCAATATAGCCAGTAGCATGCCTCCTCCTAAATGGCCGCTGGATCCGGTACCCGGAATTGTAAAGTTTATCATTTGGGCCGCAAATACAAATGCACCTACTACCCCCATTAAAGGTATTTTTTGCTCATCTAATTCATTTTGAACCTTTTTAATTGAATAAGCTGCGACTCCTGCCGTCACTGCCCACATGGTTCCACCTACAGCCGGTGAAAGCAGGGCATCTGCCATATGCATACGTTTTTCCTCCTTCAATTATTTAAGTCTCCGGTTGCGCAGGCCTAGTCTACCTCCATAACCACCCCTCTGAGGTCAACCAACTTGTGTTAAAAATAAAATAAACCATGGAAGATGTCCGGTTTATACCGTAACGACCTCCATGGTCGAGATTTAGCAACCTCCTTGGTTGCCTATTTCTTTAATAATTATATAACAAACCAAAATAACATTCAAGATTTCGCGGGCTTTTTACAAGGGCACGACCACGGGGATGTCTGCCAGTCTTTCCACCGCTACCCGAACTCCGTAGACGCCGGCGATATTTTCCGGAGTCATGATTTCCATCCCCCCGCAGGCAAAAACGGTTCTGTTCTTCAGGAGCAAAAATTTATCTGCAAATCGCAAAGCAAGGTTAAGGTCGTGCATTACCACCACCGCTGCAATGTTATGTTCCCTGACTGCACTTTTTACCGTTTGCAAAACCTCGAATTGATTTTTCAGATCCAGGTTGCTGGTGGGCTCGTCCAGTAAAAGCACCCGGGGTTCCTGGGCCAGAGCCCTGGCGATGACCACCTTTTGCAGTTCTCCCCCGCTCAATTCATCCAGGTAACGCAGGGAAAACTCCTCCAGGCCAAGAATACCCAACACATTCCGGACGATTTCCAGGTCTCTTGCGGTTGTGCCCCACTTGATGTGGGGTTTCCTGCCCAAAAGCACGGCGTCGAAGACCGTAAACCGGGCGCTTTCGTATCTTTGCGCCACGTACCCCAGGCGGCGGGCAACTTCCCGGGGACTGAGGGCAAACAGGTCTTTTTTTTCAATGAGAATTGTCCCTGTTTGCGGCTTTAAAATCCTGTTCAGGCACTTGAGCAGGGTGGACTTCCCGGCGCCGTTGTTGCCCAGGATAGCAAAAAATTCCCCCCTGTTGACTTCAAATTTGATATCCCTTAACACGGGCCGGCTGCTGTAACTGAATTCCACCCCGTCTACCGACAAGATCATCTTTTGCCATACCCCCTGGAGAGAAGGTAAAGGAACAGGGGGGCACCCATAAAAGAGGTAATCGCCCCCACCGGTAATACAACCGGGGAAACAACGGTCCTGGCCAGGGTATCGGAAGCAAGCAGCAAAAGCCCTCCCATTACGCTGGCAGCAGGGATCAGGAAACGGTGGTCGCCGCCCAGCACCCTTCTCATCATGTGCGGGGCGACCAGGCCGATAAAGCCGATAATGCCCAGAAAGGAAACAGTTACCGCCGTGACCAGGGAGGCCGCGAACATCCCGGTCAACCTGATCCTCTCTACATCAACACCCAGCCCTTTGGCCGTCTCCTCCCCGCCGTCCAAAGCGTTGTAATTCCACCGGTTGGCCATAAAGTAAAGCAGCGCGACAAAGGTTAGCGCGGCCATAATTTCCAGATCCCGCCAGGAAGCCCGGCCGATGTCGCCGAAGGTCCAAAAAACAATCGAAGCCACCTGCACGTCGCTGGCAAAAAACTGCAGGATAATGGTGGCAGCTGAAAAAAGGGACCCCAGGGCCACCCCCGCCAGGACCATTGCTTCGGGAGTGACCCCCCTGACCTGGGCCAGGAAGAGAACTACCAGGGTCGTCGCCATCGCCCCTACAAAGGCGGAAATGGTGACCAGATAGGGGTTGTTGATGATGACTGCATCGACGCTGGTGCTGTGGATGCTCCCCGCCCCCAGAGCAATGATGGCCACGGCGGCGCCAAAGGCCGCACCCTGCGAAACGCCCAGGGTGAAAGGGGACGCCAGAGGGTTTCTCAAGAGATTTTGCATCACGCAACCCGCCACGGAAAGACCGACCCCGGCAGTAACCGCCGCCAGCACCCGGGGCAGCCGGATATTCCAAATAATGATATTTAAACGTCCCTCCGCTTTGCCCAGCAGCGTCAGCATTACCTGGGCCGGCGAAAGCTCCGCCGACCCGGCGTTGATGGCGTAGACACCTAGCAGGACGGTCAAAAGGAAAAGCAGGCAAATAATAAAAACTTTTCTTTGGGTATACTTGAGGTAACTTTCCGGGATGTTTTCCATAGCTACCTGCCGCATATTTTTCTTTCCCCTCGAGTATTACGGATTAGCAAGATCAAGCTTCTTGAATCCACCGTAATCTTTCGCCATCTGTTCATATAAAGGTTTGCCCAAAAGGAACTGGTAAATCTCGTCGGCCTTTTGGGCCGGGTCGATATCTTTAAATTGTTCGGGGTAAATCACTTTCCCGGCGTAGTAGGCGTCGGCAATGGCAGTGCCTATGTTTGTGGTGTAGTAATTATAAGGAATCTGGCCGTAAACCTGACCTGTTTTGACCGCCTTCAGGGACTGGTAAAACTGCGGGTTTTTCTTGTAGTCTTCCCGCACCAGAGAGAAGCCCCCTTCATCGATAAAAATGATATCAGGGTCCCAGCTCAGGAGCTTTTCCTTGTCGATCATAACACTCCCCGTTTTACCCGTTTCGTCAACCACATTCCGGGCGTTAACAGCCGCAAAGGGCGGATATTTGGCCTGGGTGCTCTCGATGCCGTGTACTCCCTTCATGCCCAGAGCGCCTACATAAACTTTGGGTTTTTTGTCTTCAGGGATGTCCTTCGTCCTCGCATGCAAATCCTGCTGACATTTTTGCAGGTAATCAACTACTTCCCGGGCCCTTTCTTCACTACCGGTAATTTTCCCAATCAGCTTAAGGGACTTATAAACGTCCTCGTCAAAGGTGGCCAGCCTGCCGTAGCTCAACACCACCACCGGGATGTTCGTTTTGGCCTGCAGTTCATCCGCCCGAGACCTGTCTACCAGGTAGGCAACAAAAATTACGTCCGGCTTGACGCTGACCAGCTTTTCCGCGTCCGGGGTGGAATTGGGCCCTCCCTGGCCAATGGTGGGCAAATCCTTTAATTCGGGATGGGCTAAAATGTACGGCCGGCCGGTGGGCTGCTGCTTTTCCAGGTTCTCCACGCCCACCACCTTATCCGCGCCGTTCACATAACAAACCAGCCGCAGGGCACCGGGGCCGATGGCCACCACCTTCTTTACCGGTACGGGAACTTCCACCTGCCGGCCGGCCAGGTCGGTGACAACGGTTTTCTGCGGCGTCGCCGTATCCTGCCCGGGTGCTTTAGCCCCGCACCCACCCAGGATAATGATGGTAATCAGCAGGGCAATGAGCATAGCCACTGCCTTCAATGCCTTTGTCCGCATTTATTTCTCCTCCCTTTTTTGGATTTACTGTATAAAAACTCGTTTCTCCGTAACCTCTTCCGCTGCAAGGCATCCCCTTTTCACCACACCTGTTGTGATGGCTAGTTACCTTCTAACATCCCTCTAATCCCGCCCTTCAGCCTGTCCACCTCCTCCCGCAGGGCGCCTGCGTCCAGAGGAACTCCCAGAAGATTCGCCCGGGCTACGGCCGGGAAATAAGGCAAGCCACAGGTCCATCCCAGCCCACTAATTCCGGGGGTAAGCTATCCAGAGCCATTTTTTCAGTAAAAAGCGCTACCTGCTCGCTTTCTTTACCTTTGAGCATGGCTACCAGCTTTTCCTTTACCGCCGTTTTGCCCCCCAGGTAGTCCATCAGAGTTTTTCCGGGTGGTTCGATCCCAAATATTGCACCCAGCCCGAGATTTGACTCGTCTGCATCTACCACCAGGACCTTTCCTTGTTCTCCCAGCCGCCGCGCCAGTAGGGTCACCAGTGTGCTCTTCCCGCTGCCGCCCCGGCCGCTAACAATCAATTTAGGCATCTTTAACCAAACCCCCTCAAATTTTTATTTTTTGAACCAACCAATACGCGCCCCCGAAATACTATCCACATCAGAAGANNNNNNNNNNGTGTGCTCTTCCCGCTGCCGCCCCGGCCGCTAACAATCAATTTAGGCATCTTTAACCAAACCCCCTCAAATTTTTATTTTTTGAACCAACCAATACGCGCCCCCGAAATACTATCCACATCAGAAGAGTAGGGTTCTTTTAGAAAGTAACCCCACACTGCTGCTCGCCAACTCCCGGACAAAAGTAAGAGCCACGGAACCTCCCCTCCTCCATTTTCAAGGGGATTAGGCCTCCGTGGCCCATATACAGAGAAAAGCACCACTTGGATGCTCCTTCGTAAAGACTCAACACCTTCATGGTGCTTATCATTCTTCCTTGCTTCCTTAATTTTGCTTCCCGGCGGCTCCGGCCGCTTTTCTACTCTTGATTATATTCGCTACCTAACCTTAATTTCCTTCTAACCAAAGTTCGATCTTCCTGAAAGATAGCTGCCGAACAAAAGGCCCGCTCCACCTATGTGTGGCTCATTAATTTGTCTGATGACCCGGACGTTACCGATGTTCTGCGCTTCTTCAGGGAAAGAGAGTCGTCCACTTCCAGCGCTTCGGCGAGACGTTAAACCTGATCCAAGAGTACCTGGAGCGTAAAAAATACTATTAAAGCTAAAGCCTCGGTAAGGGGCTTTTCTCTTTATCTCCCACTTTCAATTGGATTGATTATTATTTTTATTGCGTCTTTAGTCATACTGTTGATCTAAGCAGGATTTTAGCGCCTTCTTGTCGTATAATACTATCATATCTTGCTAATAGTCTTAGGCGATGGAGTTCGCCTTAAATCTGCGGCAAGCAGTGATGACTCCTACCAAAAGGCGGGCTAATTTTATGCCCCGAAGGTAGGATTTTTTTGTTAGTTTTGCAACTCCATGTGGAGGTGATTAAGTTGCTCTACATATATATTGGTATTTTTGGCTTTTTGGGGGCCATAGCCAGGTTTGAACTTGGCCGCTCCATTGCTACCTTATGGCACTCATCCTTTCCTTTAGGGACCCTAATAATAAACATTTTGGGATGTTTCGCTATGGGCTTTATTCTTACCTATAGCTTAGAACGCTTTACCTTAAGTCCCGAATTAAGGTTAGGTATAACAACAGGCTTTATGGGCGCCTTTACGACTTTCTCCACCTTTAGTTGGGAGACGATAACCCTTTTAACTAGCGGTCATATTGCTTATGCCGCCATCTATATTCTGGTATCCACTTTGGGAGGTTTAATTGCTGCAAGGGCGGGAATAATCCTGGCTAGAATACCAATTTTATTGGCATTCAAAGTACAGCAAACCAGGGCAGAAAACAGGTAGGAGATAAGAATGCAGTATTTTTATGTAGGACTAGGCGGGCTTTTGGGTGCTATTACTCGATACGCTTTAGGACAGGCATTATCAGCAAGAAGCAGGGGTAATTTTCCTACAGGCACTCTAATAATTAACCTAACTGGCGCTTTTCTGTTAGGACTACTTTTAGGCACACCGGCATTTACCCACAGATTTGGTACCAGCTTGACTTTAGCGTTGACTACGGGGTTTTTAGGGGCCTATACTACCTTCTCTACCTTTTCCTATGAAGTTGTCCGGCTTCTGGAAGATGGGGAAGTTATAAACGCTTTAACCTATTTACTGGGCAGCATCATCTTAGGTCTTTTGTTCGCCCTGGCAGGGCGTGCTATCAATCTAATCTAATCTAATCCCTTAAATTTAAATTACACTTTACCCACCTCGACCCCATTATTCCCCACTTTCCCACCGCTTTTACTCCGGTTTTGCGTCTATTTTCATAATTAAATATGACTTAACCCTCCCAAACCGGTAACAGCCAAGCCAGGTATGCCAGTGTTGCTGGCAGCACTCAGGTGTCTAAATGCCAGGCCCCTGATCCTGCAAAGGTATCGTGATGCTAATGCAGGTGCCCTTACCTGGCGCGGTGTTAATCTTCATTTCGCCGTTTAAGAGCTGGACCCTCTCACGCATGCCTACGAGGCCGTAGCCATTACCATTTTTACCGCCCTGGACAGAGTTTAGATCAAATCCCTTACCCGTATCCCTGATTGAAACCGTAATCTTATCGGGCTGCATCTCCATCTTGACCACGGCGCTTTTGACCCGGGCATGTTTTTTAATGTTATTTACGGCCTCTTGAATAATGCGAAAAAGTGCTATCTCAATGGTGCTTTCTAAACGGCGCTCTTGTCCGAAGAAAAGAAACTCAATTTCCAACCCGTACTGTTCTTTATAGGAGGCAAAGTAACGCTTCAACGCCGGAGCAAGGCCCAAATCATCGAGAACCATGGGCCGGAGGTCAAAAATAATCATACGGACATCCTGCAAACTTAGCATGACTATATTCTGGAGGGCCAGCAATTCCTCTCGGACCTTTTCCGGGTCCCTGTCTAAAAGTTTCAGACAATATTCGGCCCGCATTATAATATTGGCCATGGTTTGGGCCGGACCGTCGTGAATTTCCCTGGCAACACGTTTGCGTTCTTCTTCCTGGGCCCGGATAATATCAAGGGCCATTTGTTGTGTTTGTTGCATTTCACCAATCTTCAAGCTCAAGTCATGGAGCCCGCCGTTCAAATAAGACAGAACCACTCCCACCTGCGAGATCAGCTTTTCTGCCTTCTGGATGGTCGCTTGTAAACGGCGCAAGCTCATTTCCAGATGATTGCGCCGGTATTGTAGCACTTTTTCTTTTTCCCTAAGTTTAATAAGTTCAATTTGCAAATTATAGGCTTTATCGTAGGCGGCTTTGATATCTTGCTCGGTATAGCGGTTAAAGTCTTTGCTTACTTCGGCCAAACGCAACCGGGCTCTTCTTTCCTCCCGCTCCAGCTTATCTACCTCCGCGATAACAGCATTTAACTCATTTTTGACGCCAGACAATTCACTACTAACCAGGTTCGCCTCAACCCGGGTATTTTCAGCGATTTCATAAATCTGTACCTGACTACGCTCAATGGCTTCAATAGTTTCTTTGACGATGCGATCGAGGGCATTGATGTCCAGCAACGGGTTCACCCCGCACCAAAGGATTCAGGTTTTATACTGCCATGCTAAAGCTTTGAGCCAACACCTTGCTGCTTACATTAGTATTGATTATATAATCTATGTTACCATAAGATGCAAGCTTGTGAACAAGATCCATTAAAAATCAAGACTTCCAAAATAAATATATTCGGCTTCAAGGAAAATTCAAGCAAACAAGTATTGATTGCCCGGCTACGGAATCACAGGGATACCTCATATCTTAAGACCTAATAATTTTAAAATTGACTCCGGCCTTTAAATGATCTAAAATGGCGATTGAAGAATTGAATTGCAGTTCATTGCTTGAAAATTGGGGGAAGGGTTTTTGGTTTACCGGCGGACGAAAAAGGTAGATCAAAAGATAGAGGCTCGCCTGCAGGCCATTATGCAGGCGGCAAGGGAAGAATTTGCCCGCAACGGGTTTTATGGTACTTCGGTTAAAGATATCGCTCGCCGGGCGGGGGTGGGCATCGGCACGATTTACTTGTACCTGCGCAATAAGGAAGCCCTTTTTACCGCCCTGGTCAACGAAGCTTATGAGATGGTCCTGGAACGTATTGCCCGGGCCCGCAAAAAAGCCACCGGTGGACGCCAAAAACTACAGGTCTCTATGGAGGCAGCCCTGGCGGTCTTACAGGAGAACCATGACCTGGCCCGGGTAATGCTGGTCCAATCGCCGGCGGGCCACCCGGCGGTGGCAGAACAACTCTACGACTTGTTACGCCGTCTAACCAAGCTTGTAGAGGAAGACGTGCTGGAGGGTATCCAGAGGAAGGAGCTACCACCCCAGGATGCCCATGTTGCAGCTTTAGCTTTTGTAGGTACCTTTTACCAGGTGGTCATTAGCTGGCTGAAAGATGGTATTCCGGCTGATTTAACGGCGGCGGGGAAAGAGCTGGTAGCCTATAACTTGCGCGGTCTGGGTTATCGCCTGGAAGGAGACTTGGAGAATGATTGAAGAAAGGGTGCAGGCGGATATTGGCTTTATCGGTGGCTCGGGCACCTTTAGCCTGGATTTTCCCGAAGCATTAAAGGATCCTGGAACAGAGGTACTGGCCCGGGATATGGTTTTTACCACCCCCTGGGGTCCCAGTGCACCTCTAACTCTTTTTACAACCGGCGACCCGCCACGGCGCGTGCTGGCGGCCAAAATGCATGGGAGGATTCCCGGCGTCTCCTGGGGCGAGAGTTCGCAGCGCCTGTTCCATGCCTTTATGCAGGCTAAAGTCCGGAAGATCATTGCTGAGGGCGGGGTGGGAAGCGTAAATCACCTCCTGGATCCCCGGGATATTGTAGTGGTTACAGATTATATTG
This Moorella sp. E308F DNA region includes the following protein-coding sequences:
- a CDS encoding iron ABC transporter substrate-binding protein — translated: MRTKALKAVAMLIALLITIIILGGCGAKAPGQDTATPQKTVVTDLAGRQVEVPVPVKKVVAIGPGALRLVCYVNGADKVVGVENLEKQQPTGRPYILAHPELKDLPTIGQGGPNSTPDAEKLVSVKPDVIFVAYLVDRSRADELQAKTNIPVVVLSYGRLATFDEDVYKSLKLIGKITGSEERAREVVDYLQKCQQDLHARTKDIPEDKKPKVYVGALGMKGVHGIESTQAKYPPFAAVNARNVVDETGKTGSVMIDKEKLLSWDPDIIFIDEGGFSLVREDYKKNPQFYQSLKAVKTGQVYGQIPYNYYTTNIGTAIADAYYAGKVIYPEQFKDIDPAQKADEIYQFLLGKPLYEQMAKDYGGFKKLDLANP
- a CDS encoding zeta toxin family protein produces the protein MPKLIVSGRGGSGKSTLVTLLARRLGEQGKVLVVDADESNLGLGAIFGIEPPGKTLMDYLGGKTAVKEKLVAMLKGKESEQVALFTEKMALDSLPPELVGWDGPVACLISRP
- the crcB gene encoding fluoride efflux transporter CrcB; the encoded protein is MIKLLYIYIGIFGFLGAIARFELGRSIATLWHSSFPLGTLIINILGCFAMGFILTYSLERFTLSPELRLGITTGFMGAFTTFSTFSWETITLLTSGHIAYAAIYILVSTLGGLIAARAGIILARIPILLAFKVQQTRAENR
- the crcB gene encoding fluoride efflux transporter CrcB codes for the protein MQYFYVGLGGLLGAITRYALGQALSARSRGNFPTGTLIINLTGAFLLGLLLGTPAFTHRFGTSLTLALTTGFLGAYTTFSTFSYEVVRLLEDGEVINALTYLLGSIILGLLFALAGRAINLI
- a CDS encoding sensor histidine kinase, with amino-acid sequence MNPLLDINALDRIVKETIEAIERSQVQIYEIAENTRVEANLVSSELSGVKNELNAVIAEVDKLEREERRARLRLAEVSKDFNRYTEQDIKAAYDKAYNLQIELIKLREKEKVLQYRRNHLEMSLRRLQATIQKAEKLISQVGVVLSYLNGGLHDLSLKIGEMQQTQQMALDIIRAQEEERKRVAREIHDGPAQTMANIIMRAEYCLKLLDRDPEKVREELLALQNIVMLSLQDVRMIIFDLRPMVLDDLGLAPALKRYFASYKEQYGLEIEFLFFGQERRLESTIEIALFRIIQEAVNNIKKHARVKSAVVKMEMQPDKITVSIRDTGKGFDLNSVQGGKNGNGYGLVGMRERVQLLNGEMKINTAPGKGTCISITIPLQDQGPGI
- a CDS encoding TetR/AcrR family transcriptional regulator codes for the protein MVYRRTKKVDQKIEARLQAIMQAAREEFARNGFYGTSVKDIARRAGVGIGTIYLYLRNKEALFTALVNEAYEMVLERIARARKKATGGRQKLQVSMEAALAVLQENHDLARVMLVQSPAGHPAVAEQLYDLLRRLTKLVEEDVLEGIQRKELPPQDAHVAALAFVGTFYQVVISWLKDGIPADLTAAGKELVAYNLRGLGYRLEGDLEND